The Theobroma cacao cultivar B97-61/B2 chromosome 2, Criollo_cocoa_genome_V2, whole genome shotgun sequence genome includes the window GAGAACTTGTTGGCTTCGTCGGACCTTTATGGAGTAGTTATAGTATGGAAGAGAGCAAAAACAAGTTAAACGTCAATACATACAGCgataaaagataaaagtttTAAAGGAAATCAGCTTTGTTTGCTCAGTTGCATCATTCTTTTGTTGAAGTGGCGCATCCTTGGAAGCATCTTGAATGATTGTATTCCATCCTTCATTGTCTACGGTTGATGAGGAAACCAAGTGATCATTTGTTtgactcaaattttgtattcatgatatatatttttctttatctcATTGTAGTATTTGAGGAAATTTGTGGaaagaagaaagtaaaaaaagataGCCCAATCAGGTTTGAGTTAGGTTAGTTGCTTGTTTGTGTAACTCATGCCATTGAACCAAAAATTGTAGAATACATTGTTGTTATGAATTCATTCCTTAATTTGTCTGTGATTGATTTTAATGCGGGCAAGTAGTcaattattcatttcatcGTCTTAATTAAAGCAAGAGCGTCTGATTTGATTGGGAAATTGCTTTGTTGAATCACCGTGGTTCATCCGGTGGACATGGGTTATGCAGACGTCTTAACATTTGGGCAGAGGATCCTAGGGAAGTACTTGAGGCTGTCATGGTTAACGTGCAGGTGCAACCTTAGCATTAGAATAAACCAAACCATGGTCAGGTTAGACGAGACCAAACATCGAGGACACTGTCTGTACTGTTGATGTGACTCACACGAAATTCACGTTGTCGTTTGGGATTGATGGCGTCCATTATTAACCAATAGAGTACGGCAGTACAGGACTTACACTTTCATCAAATCGGTGTGGTTGAACAATAATAATGACGTCCTCTCGTCCTTCCCAATGTGATCACTGCGTCACGGGTAAAAGTTCTTGGTTGTTTCTTACTATAGCCTTAGGTTTTTGGCAGCTAACAAACAAATCCGTTGTAGTCTAGTTGGTTAGGATACTCGGCTCTCACCCGAGAGACCCGGGTTCAAGTCCCGGCAACggaaaattcattttttcccTAACCTAATTGGAGGAGCACTTGCCTTTTCAATCACCGTTCAGCGAGATCTGCTACTTAACTGGCCACCAAGGGAAGCCAGACCAATTGAGCAGCATTTGATAAGTGTAGAGTGGGAACCATTCCGTATGAGCATAATGAGAATTACACCGCCAAACTTTGCAAAGGTTATCCATAAGGTCAGTCATTTTGCTAAGTTTTGAGAAATAGACAATACCAGGAATCTGTTGCTCTTTTATATGTTAAAAACAGTTTGATTATACACAACCCTAATTTGTaaacgagagagagagagagaggagaaaCCTACATCGTGATATTACATACAACCAAACATATTGTTGACTTCACTGACTGACCCTCAAACCATATAAACAGGACATAGGTTTTCAAACCAGTTACTGTCAACCATCATCGACTCACAAGGCTACAGATTTTGATGCAGATATATTTGCCTCTGGTTTGCTTGAAGCCTACGCAAGGTTAAAAACGAGAACAACTCCAGCCCTCTTGACTAAAACACTAggtttatttactttttgtcACCTCCGTCGTCGTTTTGTATCCACCTGAAAGACCATGTTAATGTTACCGTTATAACAAGTGCATAATTCAGAATATGGTAACTATAAGCACTCTGAGAAGCCTCTATCTACTTTCATTAAAGAAGATGACTCATTACAGTATGAGCTCCATACTCATGCAGAGATAACCTAACACAGAACAACGTAAACCCAGTGAGCATACCCAATTGTACactatttttttatcactACTACACTCTTTATGCATACGTGCAACATGAAACTCAACAAACACTAACTTACGCTTCCtctattgaattaaaaatgaCTCAAACATTCTCCTAAGAGATAAGTACATAGTCGATATTCTAACTCCTTAGCATGAACATTGTGGACTCTCACTTACACATCAAGTCATCACTCTATATATCTCAATATCTGTGACTGTTATCACTCTACGGCTCTGATATATTCTCAACTCAGAAATTGAAGCCACAAAAACAGGCATATACATACAAGATAAAGCATGCCAAATGAACAActgaattggagattttaggaATAGCAAAGTCAGACCATAGCTCGGGAATTATGAGCAACACCAAGTTTTGAAGGTTCTTCTGCCTCCTTCTGGTAAGAAGGTGGATTTTAATGTAAGCATTCCTGTTATGCATCAATGCAACATGGACTGATGATCAATTAAGAAGAACATACCGATTTGACCAACATTAATCCTGAAGGCCAAATGTACGTGGATAGgtgaataattatatatttggCTGGGATCTAATAATTCTGCTTAATATGTGGATAAAATAAATGGCATTTCAATGCCACCTTGATATCCATCAGACATGCATGTTACCTTGAGTCCAGGCAAGATATAAAGTACATGCTGAATTGAAGGACAAGAAAGCAGGAATACCTTTGTATCTGAGTGTCTGGAAGTGGCATGGGAGTTCTGCAACTTCTTCTGACCTTCAGATGAACAACTTTCACAAAAGAAGTGGTCAAGTCGTTTAGCCTCCTCTGCTGTCATTTCTATACAAGCAGGATGAAACCTGAATCAAAAGTAGTATGCTGAATATGGCAACAGTTTTCAGTGCATACTCTATAAATTCAATGCATTTTATTCATAGAATTCATGGATTAAACAAAGAACGGAACCTTCGAAAATGTACATGAAAGTAAATCAGACCAAGAATAGTATTTCTGAGTCTGGCACCTAAAAACCCAGAACACTAACTAGGATCAACCTTCAATCACAAACCTCAACCTAAGAAGCTACGCAAGGTAAAAATGTAGCAAAAATCTGTGTTTACGGCGTGCTTCTCATCCATTTGAGACTTCACTCcatgttaatatttttgtatttcacAGAAACCATTCAGACTCTGAATACTgcttaaattttaaacaatgtGTATTACTTCATAACAATACAGAAAATTACAACATCAATACAATACAGAATTCATAAAGCTTAGTGAGTAATTCTCCAAATTTTCTACTAATCCAATCCaagttttcaatttaaaatctacCAACTCAATGCTGATAATTCTTGATTTTCTACATCCATGAGCTATATATGTAAGCAGTGTATCTAACCAAAGACCatatcaaaacaatttatatcaACCCAATCAACTTTGCAGGGCATGTAAAGGCTAAAGGTCTATATACCAGTAGgaccaccccccccccccccccccccccccccccctcttCCTTATTTNaaccaccccccccccccccccccctcttTCCCTGCACATTCTCAAAGGGATACACAAAGTCAAACTTATGGTACACCATCTTTGACATAACATAAGCTTCTCACAAAATATCGTGTGGCCCTGCTCTTCATGTCCAGCAAAGGACAACAAAAGCTTTAATTGCATCAAAATTGTACAATTGGCTTCCATATAGGCCTACAAGGAGTTATAGCTATtgtcttaaaagaaaaagataattaaaccCTAGCCATGCTAACATAAAACCAACTGAACAAAATGATGTTTTGTTTCCACAGCAGACAAGGGGAGTAAGGGAGGCAGAAGCAAATGAAATTTCATCATTCCACTACAGGGCCAAACTTTAGAACTTCTTTACCAATTTTTGCTCCTATCTCAAGTGGCAGCTATAATAATACCATTCTTATCTTTCTCAAAAAGGACATGCTGATTAATAACAGCTAAAACTATAGCCTATCCACTACCCTAGTAAATTACTTTTATGTCCTTGAATAGATGCATATAAGAACTGATTTATTACAAgcttaaaaaagatttttgagaaaaatagaaCAATTATAGCTAGAAAAGCATTTTGGAGAACTCTTCTTGCATACTTTGAACAGCCTCATACAAAATATTCATCCACAATACTTGACAAATAAGATGTGAAAAAAGGCTCAACTGAAATAGCTATCTCCCCAAGCATCCAACTTACCAGTCACTGCAACCTTCGCACTGAACCATTAAGTCATCAGGATTGTAAGGCATCTCACATTTGCAATAACTGCCAGTTTAAAataacaaactaaataaagTCAGATAAGTTTTAAATTAGAATAATCTAAAATCTGAAGTGGCAAAAAACTCCAACTCTTATTAATAGTTTACTTGCTCTAACCAATTCCTTCCAATAAGTTTGTCATTTTgatcaataaaatttcgataATTTAAGTAGGAAGTCACATGTAAATACACCGAGAAATGATGTACTAAGCTACGAAaccatataaaaatttaaatttacgAAACCTTATTTATCTAATGCACGACTATGAGCAAAATCTAATTACATTTTTCCCGAACATATATTGATCAAGGTATTAAGCTATGAACCAAGTAAAAATTTCGACCTAAATACCCAAAAGGCacaattttaagaaattaaaatatcattgtTGCAGAACATAAATGACTCAATAATCaagcataaaaaatttaatatcttCTTTTCTAATATTCAAGTCAATGTGTAATCAACTTATATTGACTACCATAATCTTAGTCAAGCGGTTAAGTAATCGAAACATCATTAGAAAAAAACTAACCAAAAAAGAACTGCCCGTTAGGCTACAAatctataaaatttgaaaaaaaaattaataaaaaagggaaaacacTATCCACTCAGAAGTAAGAACATATataacaacaaaaaattaaagaaaaaatatatcgACAAAAAAGGAACGTACACGGCGACGCGATCGGGATTGAAAGCACCGGTGGAGGAATTATACTCAAAACGACAGAAGAAGTCGTCGTTTCCAACGGCGTCAAGCTTGGTATAGCTCTTGAAACTATGGACCGTACACTTTCCTTCGATGGTATCAGCGCTTTGCACATCGTAATGATCAGACAAGAAAACCTCTTTAGATCCATGGAACTGTCTCCTCCCTCCGATCGACTCCTCCGGCCTATAGTACCACCTCACGTGCACCTTCACGTTTCCCCCTCGTGCGTCCGCCTCGATCCGCTCGATTCTCGCCACGTACGACGGCTTTGATTGATCCGCTGGTCGCATCAACACGCAATCTCCAGCTGCCAATCACCACAACTTTTAGAAAAACCTTAACTACTACAAAATTTTctcccttcttttttcttttaaaaaaaaaatctttttgctcCCATCCTTtagttcttttttcttttggcttACCTTTAATTGTTTTGTTGATGTGTTTGACTGTATAAGAATCTAGAGTTCGCCTTGGGGCTTTGGCTTTGGCcatggaagaaaagaaagggcAAATAAAAGGGTAAGCAAATGTTCAGAGAAATACAATACACAGGCATGCACAAGGACAAGAGAGAGATTGTGGACtgacaaaaaagaaattttaaaaaattaatttattttaaaattctcttaaacctttttttttttcctgttttGCTTCATTTATATTTTGGCGGGGAGTTGAGTTCCGGTGTTTTCCGGAGGTTATGGTGAAGTTATGTGTGGGGGTTTAATCAGCGCTGATCTGAGTTTGAAGAGGGGATAAGATCGGAATTGGGGGGGAAGTTGGGGGGTTCCATGGGCGTAGAAAAGGAAGGATACGTGAGGATACACGTCAGAGGGTGATTGGATTGGTTACAAGATTTTCAAGCTTGGAGGAAGCGTGCGGGAGCGGTGACGGTTCACGTTATAGGGAGCTGAGAGTTGGGATTCGATGCAACAAGGATTACTTTACAAAACTTTAGGTGCTGCCCACGTCAAGCGTTTCGAGAAAATAATTGTTTATGATGCTGCCACGCGAGCTTTCTTGGAAGCTTGCTGTCTCTAAATGTTGCCACATAATTATCTTTTTCAGCTATTGAAACTTATCCATTAGATATGGTGCCATTTGGTTTCCAGTCTAATCTCTTTTTTCCccttaaaaaattatgttatgaaaaagtatattaataaaaatatttatattttatacattattaGTTCATAAATTCTATATaatatcaaataaatcaaatattaacatattgttaatgaacaaatttaaaaaaattttaaaatatttatttagaaagattttaaatttttattttgatatattttaaaagtaagtgATAGTGTACAGATAATATATGCATACCTAAACAATTATAATAgctcaaatataaaatttattaaaattgattatacaaaaatatttttttaataataaaattcagtttgttgaaatttgttggaaaaagGGATGATGGGAAATGTCTAAATTGAAGCGTAGAAATGAGCACAGAGAATAAATGGCATAAAGGTCAGGTCGGGAAGAGAGGGGGGAGAAAATCTAACGGATGTGGTTGAAGTGATTATCGTAACTTATGTCGGCGTATCAGGTGGGGTAGGAATGTTGACTTTCTGCAACATgggaaaatttgttttgactCCATCAGCAAACTGTTCATTGTCGGATCAGGAATCTTTTTGTACAAACCGAACCGTTGGATGTTCAGGAACCAGTTCGGTTCGTAACAAAAGCCAAATTACGCAtagtttctatttttttttccaaaaattaatttattcaatACGGAATTTATGTGAAAGGGGATGATGGGATCTTcgtatataaaaattaataagatgTTTTATTAAATGTAAACGTGGTAGAACGTAATGATAGGAgtaaatgaattttaatttcaaacaaatgaACGGATGGGCACAGCCAACAAAGTCAAGTCACGTATTTctggaaataattgaaaaataaatcaaagtgAAATTCTTGGACACGTCAACTTTTAAATGAAAACTGAAAAGTTTGCCGATTTAGGAATAAACACCCTAATTATCAAGTTGATTAATTTATATGTATAGGAgtttattttgaaagaaaaattactCTTTTCGTCCCGtaattaatgtttaaattaatttttttaaagatatgGATAAAGTAATTGCTAAATATGgtgaaatttaatttcatcgaatatttaaaataattaaaattttgattaaaagaaatcgaattaaaataaatatttatgagACGAAGGAAATAACTTAATGAAATCCTTTTAGAAGGTAAGACTAATCGAAACTGTTTCTTATTCTTGGGCTGCTCCCAACTCTTGTAGTCATTGCTGGATTTTCAGATCAGTATGCAGGCAATCTTGATCAGGGGTTGACGCAGAGAAACGAAATTAATGCAATCTCAATAATCAATAGAGGAGCAGATTGAATATGAATGATAGTAAAACAGAAGCTTATAGATGGAAAATGGAATTTCCTTGGGTGAATCATACCTCATGAGCTAGGGTTCAAAGGAAGGCTGTACCAACTTCGTTCATCAGGGAAAAAGTGGGCCATAACCTTGGCTGTCCTTGAATTCTAACCTCACCTTCAAGGCAATTCTTAGGTAGAAAGTAATGGGAGATCCCCCAAAAGATGCCCATCAACACAGGCGGAAAAGAAAAGCCTGGAAAAGAGTCGGAAGGTTAGCCACCATGAATTCCATCTGTAGTTTTCAGCCCCCACAAGAATACAATTTGGAAGCCTAAACCCATCTACTATGCTGTCTATGGTAGTACAAAAGGCCAAGGTCCTACTTGTATTAAATTCCGTAGTGATGGTGGGCATGCCATCatccttcttttctcttcctttcttccCTTTAGGGATGCTTATAGGCACTTTAATTGAGAAGCTACCTAATGTTTGAACTTAGTTATTTGTCACCGATCTCTTTACAAGTGAAATCTTTGATGCATCCCCTCCAATTTCTTCAAAAACCACCAATAAATTTTGTGTTGACTTCAACCAGGACCTGGGAACATGGTACCTGAAAACATGACACGTTGGGAAGAAAGTTAAACTAGTGTTCAATGTTTTCATTCATGAATATTAATTCTTGGGGAGCTTGTACCATTGCTGAGTTGGATTGCCGCAACCAAAATGGCATTTGGTTTGACGAAATGAACCGACATAGCTGCATTCACTGCAATTACCATTAGCTGAAGCAGTCCAGTATCGGCCTATGCTCTGTCCATTGATCCATACTTGACCTTTTCCCATGCTGCCCATGTCCAAAGCTAAGGGATCATCTCCTTCCGGAGCATCAAAAAAGGCCTGAAAGTTGAAATCGTAGTTCTTTTTTATTCCATAATCTGTAAGGGTTTAGTTAAGCTACCTTCTCAAGGACAGATATATATTGCTTTATTTCATTTCCCATACCTTGTACCATGTTAGTGGATGTTGTTTCTGAGCTGCCAAGGATCCTTGGATCCAATCAACTGATGGGATAGAATTTGGTGAACCTAGATTATTGACTTCTCCCTTAAGGCCAACCTGTAAATGGGAAACTATCATGAGGAAGAAAGTCACTGGGAAACCATGAAAGCACAGAAGAGAAATTGGTCAACCTTGTATGACCATTTCTGCCAGGTTAAGTCCCTTTGTCCCTCATCTAGCCCATGCAGAACAACTGGTCCTAGGACTCCTGTGTCCCATGTCTCAAAATGCGGACCAATATTCTTCAACACCACAAAAGTTGAAGATGAAATCAGCAAAACAATTTCaatagaaagaaaagggaTTTTAATGCTTAAAACCTCAGCATAATTGTTAGATCTTTGAATTATTTGTCTCCCGCCCAAAACTTTGTTGTCTTTTAATACTGTGCTAGCACATGCCTGGTTCAATATAACTTTGGTCTTTTTCTTGTGTCATATGATTCCAAAACTCTTTTCATATTGTCAGAATTAGTCTATGATTGAAATGGAATTTGGAGAACCAACCGGCAAGCCGACCGCTATACTGAGAATTGAAATCTTGTTCATTCCAGGGTGCAGGTTTATATTCTCTGTAAAAGTAAACCTCCTGTTTTGCCGAGTTCCAAAGGCTGATCCTGTAAATTTTGAGCAGTAGAAAAGCTTCTCAATAACTTAACCCAAAGGCATTAGCTCAGGAATGAGAAACTGAATAATGTACCTGAAAGCTGTCCATTTATAAAAACACGCATGCCATGCCCTGCTGATTGCACGCTGAGGGTGGGAAGTTTACCTCGATGAAGAAATGATTCGGCTGAATTTATATGGACACTGGAAAAATCACCGAATGAGTAATTGGAAATATTTGGTTGTGTTTGAGatatcaatttaatttcaGCTGAGATACATTCTGTCTAATCTTACCTGGTTGTGTACCAGAGATAATCACTGGTATCTCTCGTGATGTTTAATTGTTCCAAGAGACCATTGGCTGTCATTGGTGACTCATCCTCCACTGAATATACATCTTCAGTGAACGTCTCCCATGATTGCAACTTCACATTTGTCGGCAGCATTTGCACTTGCGATGTTTTAATTCGAACCTGGAAAGAGATATGGTATCTGGTTTTATCATCTCATCACAATAAATGAACTGAAAACAAATTACCAATTAAGAATGTAGACTAACCAAGATAGAAACAAGACTATTGTCCAATCACTTACTTTGGCAGTGTTGAACGCAACATTTTGGCAATCTGGAAGGATGCTGATGGACCAACGGGGTAGGTCATAGTGCATATTATTAAAAGCCACCCTTGCATCTGACCGTGTATTATAGTTGGAGAGAAATGCAGCACAGCCGCCTGACTTGGAAGTGAAAACATGTGCCTGAGAATAGTTACCATTGAGTTGATTTTCTTGGTAAGACTTTAACAAGTACGTTTATTCAAGAAGCAGAGATTCTAGACTGAACGTCCGGGCACCTGCTCGTAGCTTCCCAAAGCTATGACGTTAGGATCAGCAGTAACCAAAGCTTTTTCACACGACTTAATGGCCTTATGGAGTTCCTTTAGATGATCATACTTAGGTTGCCTGATCAAGCCTGTCAAATTAACATACACCAGCAGTCACATGTCAAAAAGCCACATGAGTTTTGAGTTTAGCTCGAGCAGTAAGATTGAAatgagatttaaataaaagtattCGAATTGTAAACATGTCAAAATGGGACTGCTGTCCGATAAGAACTCTTACCATATTCATCAATTGGAGCATCATAGTCATAACTGGTAGTAATGAAAGGACCTCCAGCAGTTCTTCCAAAGTTGGTTCCACCCTGGTACTgcagaaaagaaaaggcaaaTAAGCTTAGCTTATACTGCAGGAATGTTCCTTCCAatagtaaaagaaaatgacagCTTTAAATGCTTCGTACAACTTTAATTAACCTTTGTCAGATGCAAAgttcattattttccttatagaTAATTTCAGGGAATCAAGAAAAGGATAAAGGGGAAATTGCTTTTCTCCTCCTCTCCTTAGTATGGCACATGCGAGTCAGTTTCTACATTTTAACTGAAATGTATCATGAATGTTAATCCAATAATGTGTTGCAACTTTCCAATATCATCAACTATGTGGGAAATCAAAGTTGTTTAACAGACCATGTAGTAATTGACAAAGGAGCCACCCTTTTGAATGAATCTGGCAACGGCCAATGCTAAATCCTCAACCGGCCTGAGGTAATTTGGGCCACCAAAGTCTGAAAACCTACATAAAGAGACGGACCATTTGTAAGCTTATGGAGAAAATACAGAACTGAGGAAGCCCATTTTGCTTGATGATGGGTGCGAAGTTTACCAGCCAGTCCATGCCTCAGTCCATAATGTAGGTTTGTAAGGCTTGTTTGGAGAGAAATAGTCACAATAAAAACCATTGCACGTATTTATCTGTCACCAGGATTGAAAAAAGACACCAGAAAAAGTTTCTCATAATCTAAGGCTAATATGAAGCTTCTGAATACAACATCAATGGctgattcaatttatttatatcaAAAATGGTTGCGGGGGGAATTTGAGACAAGTAGTACTGTTTTGCTTACCACAGGATCTGGGGCATCATATTCCTTACACATAACCCATGGAACCCCAGTGTCCAGCCCAACAGCCATGTTCGCAGCCCATTTAACATAAGCTTGACCAGCAGATCCAAATGACTTGCTTTCAGGTTCATATTCATTTTCAATCTGCAAACAAACAGAACATATTGCAAATTGGAAGCAAAATGGATATGTCTCATTTCATGGTTTGCAGAACTTCAGCATATTAGAACTCAAAGCCATGCCCATACCTGGGAGAGGATGATAGGGCCACCTTGAGACTCAAACAAGTATTCAT containing:
- the LOC18607722 gene encoding chromatin remodeling protein SHL isoform X1 translates to MKQNRKKKKAKAPRRTLDSYTVKHINKTIKAGDCVLMRPADQSKPSYVARIERIEADARGGNVKVHVRWYYRPEESIGGRRQFHGSKEVFLSDHYDVQSADTIEGKCTVHSFKSYTKLDAVGNDDFFCRFEYNSSTGAFNPDRVAVYCKCEMPYNPDDLMVQCEGCSDWFHPACIEMTAEEAKRLDHFFCESCSSEGQKKLQNSHATSRHSDTKVDTKRRRR
- the LOC18607722 gene encoding chromatin remodeling protein SHL isoform X2; protein product: MAKAKAPRRTLDSYTVKHINKTIKAGDCVLMRPADQSKPSYVARIERIEADARGGNVKVHVRWYYRPEESIGGRRQFHGSKEVFLSDHYDVQSADTIEGKCTVHSFKSYTKLDAVGNDDFFCRFEYNSSTGAFNPDRVAVYCKCEMPYNPDDLMVQCEGCSDWFHPACIEMTAEEAKRLDHFFCESCSSEGQKKLQNSHATSRHSDTKVDTKRRRR
- the LOC18607723 gene encoding beta-galactosidase 3 isoform X1, giving the protein MGATSASQFFLCIAMVFLSVKVTQCSVSYDRKALIIDGQRRILLSGSIHYPRSTPQMWEGLIQKAKDGGLDAIDTYVFWNLHEPSPGNYNFEGRYDLVRFIKLVKKAGLYVNLRIGPYICGEWNFGGFPVWLKYVPGISFRTDNEPFKQAMQKFTQKIVQMMKDEYLFESQGGPIILSQIENEYEPESKSFGSAGQAYVKWAANMAVGLDTGVPWVMCKEYDAPDPVINTCNGFYCDYFSPNKPYKPTLWTEAWTGWFSDFGGPNYLRPVEDLALAVARFIQKGGSFVNYYMYQGGTNFGRTAGGPFITTSYDYDAPIDEYGLIRQPKYDHLKELHKAIKSCEKALVTADPNVIALGSYEQAHVFTSKSGGCAAFLSNYNTRSDARVAFNNMHYDLPRWSISILPDCQNVAFNTAKVRIKTSQVQMLPTNVKLQSWETFTEDVYSVEDESPMTANGLLEQLNITRDTSDYLWYTTSVHINSAESFLHRGKLPTLSVQSAGHGMRVFINGQLSGSAFGTRQNRRFTFTENINLHPGMNKISILSIAVGLPNIGPHFETWDTGVLGPVVLHGLDEGQRDLTWQKWSYKVGLKGEVNNLGSPNSIPSVDWIQGSLAAQKQHPLTWYKAFFDAPEGDDPLALDMGSMGKGQVWINGQSIGRYWTASANGNCSECSYVGSFRQTKCHFGCGNPTQQWYHVPRSWLKSTQNLLVVFEEIGGDASKISLVKRSVTNN
- the LOC18607723 gene encoding beta-galactosidase 3 isoform X2 → MGATSASQFFLCIAMVFLSVKVTQCSVSYDRKALIIDGQRRILLSGSIHYPRSTPQMWEGLIQKAKDGGLDAIDTYVFWNLHEPSPGNYNFEGRYDLVRFIKLVKKAGLYVNLRIGPYICGEWNFGGFPVWLKYVPGISFRTDNEPFKQAMQKFTQKIVQMMKDEYLFESQGGPIILSQIENEYEPESKSFGSAGQAYVKWAANMAVGLDTGVPWVMCKEYDAPDPVINTCNGFYCDYFSPNKPYKPTLWTEAWTGWFSDFGGPNYLRPVEDLALAVARFIQKGGSFVNYYMYQGGTNFGRTAGGPFITTSYDYDAPIDEYGLIRQPKYDHLKELHKAIKSCEKALVTADPNVIALGSYEQAHVFTSKSGGCAAFLSNYNTRSDARVAFNNMHYDLPRWSISILPDCQNVAFNTAKVRIKTSQVQMLPTNVKLQSWETFTEDVYSVEDESPMTANGLLEQLNITRDTSDYLWYTTSVHINSAESFLHRGKLPTLSVQSAGHGMRVFINGQLSGSAFGTRQNRRFTFTENINLHPGMNKISILSIAVGLPNIGPHFETWDTGVLGPVVLHGLDEGQRDLTWQKWSYKVGLKGEVNNLGSPNSIPSVDWIQGSLAAQKQHPLTWYKAFFDAPEGDDPLALDMGSMGKGQVWINGQSIGRYWTASANGNCSECSYVGSFRQTKCHFGCGTMFPGPG